GTAACTCCTGCAGTCACCAGCTACGCCAGCACTAACCGCGACGGCGGCCTTCACCGAAAGGTGAGGGCCGCCGTCGGGTTTTAACCGGGCTGGGCGTGCCGGCAACGACGTGACCAGCAACAACAAGAGTTGTAGCCTTCGCACAAATGGAGCTTGTCCGGGATGGGCCGTATGCTCGTTCCATGGCAGAGCCGAGCAAAACCACTACCAAGCGCAAGGCAGCGCCCCAGGCATTGTCACCCGAAAAGGCCGAAACCCTGCGGCAACTCCGCGCCAATGTGGGCCAATTGTCCACCAGCACCATGCGCCAACTGGAGAAATCATTGCCATGGTACGGCCGTCTGAGCTCCGACGAACGCTCGGCCTTGGGACTGGTGGCCCAGAACGGCATTGCCGCCTTTGTGACGTGGTACGAGAGGCCCAGTTCACCGTCGTGGATTCTCACCGACGTCTTTGGCAACGCCCCTACTGAGCTGACCCGCTCCATCAGCCTGCAAAAGGCCCTGCAACTGATCCGCATCGTTGTGGAAGTCGTGGAGGACCAGGTACCTGTCATTGCGCCGGAATCGGACCAGCCCTCACTCCGCGAAGCCGTCCTGCGCTATTCACGGGAGGTGGCCTTCGCGGCCGCCGATGTGTATGCACGGGCTGCCGAATCCCGAGGTTCATGGGATACACGCCTTGAGGCGCTGATCGTTGACGCTATTCTGCGGGGCGAAAACACTGATGCCCTGAGGTCCCGAATCGCCGCCCTTGGCTGGAAAGCTCAGGAGCGATTCACCGTAATGGTGGGAAATTCGCCCTCGGAACCAAGCGCAAGTTACGTTAGCGAACTCCGCCGCACTGCCGGCCGCTTCGCCGAGGACGCACTCGTAGGAATCCAGGGTGATCGGCTCATTCTCATCCTTGGCGGCCTGCAGGACCGCGACACCGCCTACGTCAAGCTCAGTGAGCTTTTTGCCCCCGGCGCCGTGGTCTACGGACCGGAAGCAGGTTCCTTGCTGGAGGCGAGCGGTTCAGCCCAGGCGGCGTTCGCAGGGCTCACTGCGGCCCGTGCGTGGCCTTCCGCACCACGGCCCGTAGCTGCCGACGATCTCCTTCCGGAGCGCGTTGTATCCGGTGACGACGCCGCCCGCAGATCACTGATCAAAAACATTTACAGGCCTCTGCTGGCCGCCTCCAATGGCCTCGTTGAGACCTTGGGAACGTACTTGGAATTGGGGCACTCACTGGAAGCCACTGCGCGTGAACTGTTCGTCCATGCCAACACTGTGCGCTACCGTTTGAAGCGCGTCTGCGACGTAACAGGGTGGGATCCTCTCCTCCCGCGGGAGGCGTTTGTGCTGCAAACGGCGCTGGTGGTTGGCCGTCTTTCAGCCCAACCAAAAGCTGCTCCCGAACGTCACGCGTCACGTTCACAGAACTGAACCGTTGTAGACTTCCTACAAACTGACCCAGTGAGCTTGGTGTACCAAAACACCAGTGGATCACGCGCCAATTTGGAAAGCTGGATACGTGCTTGCAATCGTCTGCCCTGGACAGGGCTCCCAGACCCCCGGATTTTTGGCCCCTTGGCTGGAACTCCCCTCCGTCGAAGGCCAATTGGCCGCACTAAGCGAAATCGCAGGCATTGACCTCAAGGCCCACGGAACCACGTCGGATGAAGAGACCATCAAGGACACTGCCGTAGCGCAGCCCCTGATCGTCGCTGCCGGCCTGGTGGCTGCCAAGTCCTTGTTCGATGTCGAACTCAGCACACTTCCCGTCATCCTCGCCGGGCACTCCGTCGGCGAAATCACGGCGTCAGCCCTTGCCGGTGTGCTCACCGAGTCCGAGGCAATGACCTTCGTTCGGGAACGCGCAAACAGCATGGCCGCAGCAGCTGCCGTGACGCCCACGGGCATGAGTGCAGTTGTGGGCGGAGACCCCGCGGAGGTCCTGGCAGCTATTGAAGCCGCGGGCGCCACTCCGGCCAACGTCAACGGGGCCGGACAAACAGTTGCCGCGGGGACGTTCGAACAGCTCAAGGCTTTGGCGGACAACCCACCGGCGAAGGCCCGCGTCATCCCGCTGAAGGTTGCCGGCGCCTTCCACACTTCCCACATGGCACCGGCGGTCAGCGCCCTCGAAGCCCTCAAGCCGTCCTTGTCGCCGCAGAACCCGGCTGTTCCGCTGTTGTCCAACTTCGACGGCAAGGAAGTTACAGCAGGTCCTGCAGCCGTGGAAAGCCTGATTGCGCAGGTCTCACGGCCGGTCCGCTGGGATCTGTGCATGGAAACGCTGGTTGAGCGCAGCGTCACCGGCGTCATTGAACTGGCACCGGCCGGCACACTCGCAGGGCTCGCAAAGCGCGGCATGCCTGGCGTCAAGACTGTTGCCGTGAAAACCCCGGATGACCTGTCCGCGGCTCTCGCGCTCTTCGCAGAACTGGAGGGACAGGCATGAGCACTCCCGTATTGAACAAGGCTGTTGTCAACGAGAATGCCCGCATCCTGGGCATCGGTGCATACCGCCCGGATGTCATCGTCACCAACGACGACGTCTGCCAGTGGATCGACTCCTCGGATGAATGGATCCGCCAGCGCACCGGAATCATCACCCGCCACCGCGCTGCTGCTGACGTCAGCGTCATCGACATGGCAGAAGGCGCTGCACGCGAAGCGCTCAAGCAAGCCGGAATCGAAGCCTCCCAACTGGGCGCCGTGATCGTGTCCACCGTGACACACCCTTACGCCACTCCGTCGGCCGCCGCTGCACTCACCGACCGTTTGGGCGCGACGCCGGCACCGGCCTTCGACATTTCGGCCGCCTGTGCAGGGTACTGCTACGGAGTGGCCCAGGCCGATGCCCTGGTACGTTCAGGTGCAGCCCAGTACGTCCTGGTTGTCGGTGCGGAGAAGCTCTCCGATGTCATCGATAACCACGAGCGCACCATATCCTTCCTGCTCGGCGACGGCGCAGGTGCCGTTGTGGTTGGCCCATCTGAGACTCCCGGCATCGGCCCCTCGGTCTGGGGCTCCGATGGAAGCAAGTGGGACGCCATCGGCATGACCCACTCCCTGGAGGACGTCAAAAAGCTGGGCGAATCCGCGCGGCACTCCGATGAAACTGACGACCCCGCCATTCTTTCGGCAACCCAGGATGTTTGGCCCACCCTGCGGCAGGACGGTCAGACCGTGTTCCGCTGGGCCGTCTGGGAAATGGCCAAGGTAGCGCAGCAGGCTCTGGACGCCGCCGGCATCGAAGCCAGCGACCTCGCTGCCTTCGTTCCCCACCAGGCGAACATGCGCATCATTGACGAGATGGTCAAGAAGCTCAAGCTTCCCGAATCTGTTGTCATCGGCCGCGACATCGCCCAAGCGGGCAACACGTCCGCGGCATCCATCCCGTTGGCAACACACCGCTTGCTCCAGGAAAACCCTGAGCTGAGCGGCGGCCTGGCACTGCAGATCGGGTTCGGCGCCGGACTGGTCTTCGGCGCCCAGGTAGTGGTTCTGCCGTAGCCGGGCCTCCTCCCGGTCACCTGGCAACAGCCCAACTGAATACGACTTACAAACCCAAGCCGCAACCCGCGGTTTGCCCCCTTTCCGGCAGTAGCCGGTCCAACAAGAAAAGGAGCCAACAATGGCTAGCAACGAAGAGATCCTGGCCGGCCTGGCTGAAATCGTCAACGAAGAAACCGGCCTCGCCACCGAAGCCGTGGAGCTGGACAAGTCCTTCACCGAGGACCTGGACATCGACTCCATCTCCATGATGACCATCGTCGTGAACGCTGAAGAGAAGTTCGGCGTACGTATCCCGGACGAAGAGGTCAAGAACCTCAAGACCGTCGGCGATGCCGTCAGCTTCATCGCCAACGCACAGGCCTAGTCCTGTCACCAGCTGTGCCGGGCCGGGATCCCTATCCTTGCGCCCGGCACAGCCGCAGTAACACCCATAGATTTTCTTGCCTCCCCCTGTGAACCGCGCATGCGGGACGGCTATCCGACAGAGAGTGATCGCATGGCACGCAAAGTAGTCATAACCGGTCTGGGGGCCACCACTCCCATCGGCGGCGACGTACCCACAATGTGGCAGAACGCGCTGAAAGGGGTCTCCGGCGCCCGCACGCTTGGCGACGAGTGGGTGACCAAGTACGACCTCCCCGTCCACTTTGCTGCACGGTGCTCGACGCCGGCACTCGAGGTCCTGAGCCGCGTTGAGGCCAAGCGCATGGACCCCTC
The sequence above is a segment of the Arthrobacter sp. StoSoilB22 genome. Coding sequences within it:
- a CDS encoding helix-turn-helix domain-containing protein translates to MAEPSKTTTKRKAAPQALSPEKAETLRQLRANVGQLSTSTMRQLEKSLPWYGRLSSDERSALGLVAQNGIAAFVTWYERPSSPSWILTDVFGNAPTELTRSISLQKALQLIRIVVEVVEDQVPVIAPESDQPSLREAVLRYSREVAFAAADVYARAAESRGSWDTRLEALIVDAILRGENTDALRSRIAALGWKAQERFTVMVGNSPSEPSASYVSELRRTAGRFAEDALVGIQGDRLILILGGLQDRDTAYVKLSELFAPGAVVYGPEAGSLLEASGSAQAAFAGLTAARAWPSAPRPVAADDLLPERVVSGDDAARRSLIKNIYRPLLAASNGLVETLGTYLELGHSLEATARELFVHANTVRYRLKRVCDVTGWDPLLPREAFVLQTALVVGRLSAQPKAAPERHASRSQN
- a CDS encoding beta-ketoacyl-ACP synthase III; protein product: MSTPVLNKAVVNENARILGIGAYRPDVIVTNDDVCQWIDSSDEWIRQRTGIITRHRAAADVSVIDMAEGAAREALKQAGIEASQLGAVIVSTVTHPYATPSAAAALTDRLGATPAPAFDISAACAGYCYGVAQADALVRSGAAQYVLVVGAEKLSDVIDNHERTISFLLGDGAGAVVVGPSETPGIGPSVWGSDGSKWDAIGMTHSLEDVKKLGESARHSDETDDPAILSATQDVWPTLRQDGQTVFRWAVWEMAKVAQQALDAAGIEASDLAAFVPHQANMRIIDEMVKKLKLPESVVIGRDIAQAGNTSAASIPLATHRLLQENPELSGGLALQIGFGAGLVFGAQVVVLP
- a CDS encoding ACP S-malonyltransferase — its product is MLAIVCPGQGSQTPGFLAPWLELPSVEGQLAALSEIAGIDLKAHGTTSDEETIKDTAVAQPLIVAAGLVAAKSLFDVELSTLPVILAGHSVGEITASALAGVLTESEAMTFVRERANSMAAAAAVTPTGMSAVVGGDPAEVLAAIEAAGATPANVNGAGQTVAAGTFEQLKALADNPPAKARVIPLKVAGAFHTSHMAPAVSALEALKPSLSPQNPAVPLLSNFDGKEVTAGPAAVESLIAQVSRPVRWDLCMETLVERSVTGVIELAPAGTLAGLAKRGMPGVKTVAVKTPDDLSAALALFAELEGQA
- a CDS encoding acyl carrier protein → MASNEEILAGLAEIVNEETGLATEAVELDKSFTEDLDIDSISMMTIVVNAEEKFGVRIPDEEVKNLKTVGDAVSFIANAQA